A single region of the Rathayibacter rathayi genome encodes:
- a CDS encoding GntR family transcriptional regulator, with product MDDSRPLFLQIAEQIENDIIAGALPEESQVPSTNEFAAFHRINPATAGKGVNLLVDDGVLYKRRGIGMFVTEGARGRLVEKRRTQFRDQFVAPLLAEAAKLGLGTDQLADMIREGGSR from the coding sequence GTGGACGACTCCCGCCCGCTCTTCCTGCAGATCGCCGAGCAGATCGAGAACGACATCATCGCCGGCGCGCTGCCGGAGGAGTCACAGGTCCCGTCGACGAACGAGTTCGCAGCGTTCCACCGCATCAACCCGGCCACGGCCGGCAAGGGCGTGAACCTGCTCGTCGATGACGGGGTGCTCTACAAGAGAAGAGGAATCGGGATGTTCGTCACCGAGGGGGCGCGCGGCCGACTGGTGGAGAAACGCCGCACCCAGTTCCGCGACCAGTTCGTCGCTCCGCTGCTCGCCGAGGCCGCCAAGCTCGGCCTCGGCACCGATCAGCTCGCCGACATGATCAGAGAAGGAGGATCGCGATGA
- a CDS encoding ABC transporter ATP-binding protein, with protein MSAVIEVHDLRKHYGRMRAIDGIDFELEENRIHGLLGRNGAGKTTLMSLLTGQEFPSGGEIRIFGQKPLENASVLSRTCFIKESQKYPDDFTVKHVLRSAPWFFDGWDEAFARELVEVFCLPIDRKIKKLSRGQLSAIGVIVGLASRAPLTFFDEPYLGLDAVARQIFYNRLLQDFAEHPRTVVLSTHLIDEVSNLLEHVLVVDQGRLVVDSDAEELRGAAATVTGPRQAVESFIANREVIGRSALGSHASATLPRLDAVGRDQARRHGLDLEPVPLQQLVVQLTTGKDSE; from the coding sequence ATGAGCGCGGTCATCGAGGTCCACGACCTCCGCAAGCACTACGGCCGGATGCGGGCCATCGATGGCATCGACTTCGAGCTGGAGGAGAACCGGATCCACGGCCTCCTCGGCCGCAACGGCGCCGGCAAGACGACGCTGATGTCGCTGCTCACCGGGCAGGAGTTTCCGAGCGGAGGCGAGATCCGAATCTTCGGACAGAAGCCGCTCGAGAACGCATCCGTCCTCTCCCGCACCTGCTTCATCAAGGAGAGCCAGAAGTATCCCGACGACTTCACGGTGAAGCACGTCCTGCGCAGCGCCCCGTGGTTCTTCGACGGCTGGGACGAGGCCTTCGCCCGGGAGCTGGTCGAGGTCTTCTGCCTGCCCATCGACCGCAAGATCAAGAAACTCTCCCGCGGGCAGCTCTCAGCGATCGGAGTCATCGTCGGGCTCGCCTCGCGCGCTCCGCTCACGTTCTTCGACGAGCCGTACCTGGGCCTGGACGCCGTCGCCCGGCAGATCTTCTACAACCGCCTCCTGCAGGATTTCGCCGAGCACCCCCGCACGGTCGTCCTTTCCACCCACCTGATCGACGAGGTCAGCAACCTGCTCGAGCACGTCCTCGTCGTCGATCAGGGCCGCCTCGTCGTCGACAGTGACGCGGAGGAGCTGCGGGGCGCCGCTGCGACGGTCACCGGACCTCGGCAGGCCGTCGAGTCGTTCATCGCGAACCGCGAGGTCATCGGCCGCTCCGCCCTCGGCAGCCACGCCTCCGCCACGCTCCCCCGCCTCGACGCCGTCGGACGCGACCAGGCCCGCCGACACGGACTCGACCTCGAACCCGTGCCGCTGCAGCAGCTTGTCGTCCAACTCACCACCGGAAAGGACTCGGAATGA
- a CDS encoding ABC transporter permease, translating to MTALTAAPSRHSTVAGRLGSIVRLHFANPATILYTPLAILIVIFLGNLAVRWLILRNLDTAVGVTEATNGMQYSGATFFIFVYMMVVAVQAVNISFGLALGYGSTRRDFSLGTAVTFVGLSISWTVLFAVMGGLEDATDGWGFGGNFFRAIYFGDGPLLERVFAVLCTFLFFFFVGSATASVYVRWRQRGMLVFFTALGILVLGVVALLTFTDGWETFGEFFAGLGFIGGYALSLIPTALAALAGWAILRRATPRSS from the coding sequence ATGACCGCCCTCACCGCCGCCCCCTCGCGCCACAGCACCGTCGCCGGACGCCTCGGCAGTATCGTCCGCCTCCACTTTGCGAACCCGGCCACGATCCTCTACACACCGCTTGCGATTCTGATAGTGATCTTCCTCGGCAACCTCGCCGTCCGGTGGCTGATCCTGCGGAACCTCGACACAGCCGTGGGGGTCACCGAGGCGACCAACGGGATGCAGTATTCAGGAGCGACATTTTTTATTTTCGTGTACATGATGGTCGTCGCCGTTCAGGCCGTGAACATCAGTTTCGGTCTCGCGCTGGGCTACGGATCCACACGCCGCGACTTTTCCCTCGGCACCGCCGTCACCTTCGTCGGACTTTCGATCTCCTGGACCGTGCTTTTCGCGGTTATGGGCGGCCTCGAGGACGCGACCGACGGCTGGGGCTTCGGCGGCAACTTCTTCCGCGCGATCTACTTCGGCGATGGACCGCTCCTCGAGCGCGTCTTTGCAGTCCTCTGCACATTCCTGTTCTTCTTCTTCGTCGGTTCCGCGACCGCCTCGGTCTATGTCCGCTGGCGTCAGCGGGGCATGCTCGTCTTCTTCACCGCGCTCGGGATCCTCGTGCTGGGTGTGGTCGCACTCCTGACCTTCACCGACGGCTGGGAGACGTTCGGTGAGTTCTTCGCCGGCCTCGGCTTCATCGGCGGCTACGCACTCTCGCTGATCCCGACCGCTCTCGCCGCCCTCGCGGGCTGGGCTATCCTCCGCCGCGCGACCCCGCGCAGCAGCTAA
- a CDS encoding transposase family protein — MRTQSTTGMTAEHYAILAERIENEFMWRRRRGRPRRLSLEGALRVTLLYYRQNVTEQLIVDVVGVSQSTVSRTIASVEAMLNVVIDDEQPDVEAALRGTTAVIDGTLLPCWSWSDAPELYSGKHMTTGHNCQVLADLSGRLIHISDPIAGKHHDAHAFRETGLADTVNLSNTLADKGYQGTGMVIPIKKRPSEEHLPNYAKHHNRFVNTHRYVIERTIASIKTWRIFHTDYRRPLRTFRDAFNAVRGLIFFTRQKTNFA; from the coding sequence GTGCGCACACAGTCTACTACGGGAATGACGGCCGAGCACTACGCGATCCTCGCCGAACGGATCGAGAACGAGTTCATGTGGCGTCGGCGGCGAGGACGTCCGCGCAGACTTTCCCTCGAGGGAGCATTGCGGGTCACTCTTCTCTATTATCGCCAGAATGTGACCGAGCAGTTGATCGTTGATGTGGTCGGTGTCAGTCAGTCGACCGTGTCGCGAACGATCGCGTCGGTTGAGGCGATGCTCAATGTCGTGATAGACGACGAGCAACCGGACGTCGAGGCCGCGCTCCGCGGGACAACGGCCGTCATCGACGGCACGCTCCTGCCGTGCTGGTCCTGGTCGGACGCGCCAGAGCTGTACTCCGGGAAACACATGACCACGGGGCACAACTGCCAGGTCCTCGCCGATCTCTCCGGTCGGTTGATCCACATTTCGGATCCGATCGCGGGCAAGCATCACGATGCCCACGCGTTTCGAGAAACCGGGTTGGCCGACACCGTTAACCTCTCGAACACGCTGGCCGACAAAGGCTACCAAGGCACCGGAATGGTCATACCAATAAAGAAGAGGCCAAGCGAAGAACATCTGCCAAATTACGCCAAACACCACAATCGCTTCGTGAACACCCACCGCTACGTGATCGAGAGAACAATTGCTAGCATCAAGACCTGGCGGATATTCCACACCGACTACCGGCGGCCACTGCGTACCTTCCGAGATGCCTTCAACGCCGTCCGCGGACTCATCTTTTTCACTCGGCAAAAAACCAATTTTGCATAA